One stretch of Deltaproteobacteria bacterium DNA includes these proteins:
- a CDS encoding D-alanyl-D-alanine carboxypeptidase translates to MKTTRTRQECGGGEVPWMRMWWIGIVVGTALIIVDGITGQSLAYKAKEVKIARPIPRIEKTQKKALPRVTREKQHESRSISALRSSGTKWYRIHVPLPVAKQKPVAQRKRPAPVVIREVVHIPPPEPDKDFQSMLLADADSGQLLLAENIDRQWPTASLAKMMVGLLAMEDIEGERLSLRTPVAISARATRARGRTINLRAGEVFPLGELLKAMIVTSANDATVAVAERLRGSVEACVAAMNRKARLLGMSRTRYQTVNGMPLPGGAAGDVSSARDSAVLGMELIRYNRILRWTSVDQVPFRDGAAMLPNTNHLVGRVDGVNGLKTGFTVKARYNLVATAQRGDKSLIVVVLGGRNSRVRFDAAEEFLEWGFTHDVPRADIDESWDHNNDAVGSSASAHAGSQF, encoded by the coding sequence ATGAAGACGACACGCACGAGGCAAGAGTGCGGAGGAGGCGAGGTGCCGTGGATGAGGATGTGGTGGATTGGGATTGTGGTGGGAACAGCACTCATTATCGTTGATGGAATAACCGGTCAAAGTCTCGCGTATAAAGCGAAAGAAGTGAAGATTGCGCGACCGATTCCTCGTATAGAAAAAACACAGAAAAAAGCATTGCCACGGGTGACACGGGAGAAACAGCATGAGAGCCGTAGCATTTCTGCTCTCCGAAGTTCCGGTACCAAGTGGTATCGGATTCATGTTCCCCTTCCTGTCGCGAAGCAGAAACCCGTAGCGCAGCGGAAACGCCCAGCTCCTGTTGTGATACGAGAAGTCGTCCATATTCCCCCTCCAGAGCCAGATAAAGATTTCCAGTCGATGTTATTGGCTGACGCTGATAGTGGGCAGTTATTGCTGGCTGAGAACATCGACAGACAATGGCCAACGGCGTCTCTCGCGAAGATGATGGTCGGACTTTTGGCTATGGAGGATATCGAAGGCGAACGATTGTCGCTCCGAACTCCGGTTGCAATTAGCGCGCGTGCAACTCGTGCTCGTGGGAGAACGATTAACCTCCGAGCAGGTGAAGTCTTTCCTTTGGGAGAGCTCCTGAAGGCGATGATAGTAACCTCTGCGAACGATGCGACTGTTGCTGTTGCGGAGCGTCTACGTGGGTCTGTCGAGGCGTGTGTCGCGGCGATGAATAGAAAAGCTCGCTTGTTAGGGATGAGCAGAACCCGCTATCAGACGGTGAATGGCATGCCTTTGCCGGGTGGTGCTGCCGGAGACGTATCCTCTGCCCGGGATTCCGCCGTCCTGGGAATGGAACTCATTCGCTACAATCGCATCTTACGGTGGACATCCGTTGACCAAGTGCCATTTCGTGATGGGGCGGCGATGCTGCCTAATACCAATCATCTTGTTGGTCGAGTTGATGGGGTCAACGGCCTCAAAACTGGTTTTACGGTGAAGGCGAGATATAACCTTGTCGCGACTGCTCAACGTGGAGACAAAAGTCTCATTGTCGTTGTCCTTGGTGGGCGTAATAGCCGGGTGCGATTCGATGCGGCTGAAGAATTCCTTGAATGGGGTTTTACTCACGACGTGCCCCGTGCCGACATTGATGAAAGTTGGGATCACAATAATGACGCCGTTGGCTCCTCGGCATCTGCTCACGCTGGATCTCAGTTTTAG